The following proteins are co-located in the Methylobacterium radiotolerans JCM 2831 genome:
- a CDS encoding DUF6869 domain-containing protein, with translation MSAKTYSSEIERALARPDAGQMRQQLLAYAKHHAEGDGDWPEELADDFDEILLCRFEDPEKALAYVIIAASQSDDAKFLALLACGNLEDVLRDPAPELLERIVAEARKSARFRWLLSHPFKVAVADQAWDAIEQFRITGPHEEPPRDQLPPRD, from the coding sequence ATGAGTGCGAAGACATATTCTAGCGAAATTGAGAGGGCGCTTGCGCGACCCGATGCGGGCCAGATGCGTCAGCAACTTCTCGCTTATGCCAAACACCATGCGGAAGGAGACGGCGATTGGCCTGAGGAGTTAGCAGATGATTTCGATGAAATACTCCTTTGCCGTTTTGAAGACCCTGAAAAGGCGCTGGCATATGTGATTATTGCTGCGTCACAGTCCGATGATGCTAAATTTCTTGCACTTTTGGCATGTGGCAATTTGGAGGATGTGCTTCGCGATCCTGCGCCCGAGCTACTTGAACGTATCGTGGCAGAGGCGCGAAAATCAGCCCGATTTCGCTGGCTTCTCAGTCATCCCTTTAAAGTCGCAGTTGCCGATCAGGCGTGGGATGCGATTGAGCAATTTCGCATCACGGGTCCCCACGAAGAGCCCCCGAGAGACCAGCTGCCACCTCGCGATTGA
- a CDS encoding MucR family transcriptional regulator codes for MTAHLVSAYVRRNNVPVSDLATLIASAADALIGLTNSDTPAAPAASKTTPAQIRASITHEALISFEDGKRYQTLKRHLTVHGLTPETYRAKWGLPRDYPMVAPGYSERRSAIATSLQFRPSRGATARKAGAAKA; via the coding sequence ATGACCGCTCATCTCGTGAGTGCCTACGTGAGGCGCAACAACGTGCCGGTCTCAGACCTGGCGACACTGATCGCGAGTGCGGCCGATGCTCTCATCGGCCTCACGAACTCCGATACACCCGCCGCTCCTGCGGCCAGCAAGACGACGCCAGCCCAGATCCGTGCCTCGATCACGCACGAGGCGCTGATCAGCTTCGAGGATGGCAAGCGCTACCAGACGCTCAAGCGGCATCTGACCGTCCATGGGCTGACCCCGGAGACGTATCGGGCGAAGTGGGGCCTTCCGCGCGACTACCCGATGGTCGCCCCTGGATACTCCGAGAGGCGGTCGGCGATCGCTACGAGCTTGCAGTTCCGACCCAGCCGCGGAGCCACAGCCCGGAAGGCAGGGGCAGCGAAGGCCTAG
- a CDS encoding HU family DNA-binding protein, which yields MIRSELVARIAAKNPHLYARDVEAIVATILKTMTTALVRGDRIELREFGTFTVRHHRARIARNPRSQAVVTVPAKGRVAFKPSKAMRELLQAKPLSTEHSPAPSPQTP from the coding sequence ATGATCCGATCCGAGCTTGTGGCCCGTATCGCGGCCAAGAACCCCCATCTCTACGCCCGGGACGTCGAGGCGATCGTCGCCACGATCCTCAAGACCATGACCACCGCGCTCGTCCGCGGTGATCGGATCGAGCTGCGAGAGTTCGGCACCTTCACAGTTCGACATCACCGAGCTCGGATCGCTCGCAATCCGCGAAGCCAAGCCGTCGTCACGGTGCCAGCGAAGGGCAGAGTCGCGTTCAAGCCGAGCAAAGCCATGCGGGAGCTGCTCCAGGCGAAGCCTCTCAGCACCGAGCACAGCCCTGCACCATCACCACAGACCCCGTAG
- a CDS encoding LuxR family transcriptional regulator, with protein sequence MAGALSIRQTAFDIVHRLRRASTDVDVYSELRRSGAIFGYDVFLIAGLPRAPHENLYDCSLISGWPPEWGRRYQERRHMHVDPVIRHIRGTTDPFLWQEAVDAQVTPEGMVVMEEARAFSLNEGFCVPFHQIDGTEAGVSFGGEQVRLSQDERAALHLVAIYAMSTAKAIARRRGLSEDDGTPPSPLTGREAECLKWSSTGKSAWEIGVILSISTRTVEHHLGSAVRKLNSVTRTQAVAEALRRHIID encoded by the coding sequence ATGGCTGGCGCCCTCAGCATTCGACAGACTGCTTTCGACATCGTCCATCGTCTTCGCCGGGCGTCGACCGACGTCGATGTCTACTCGGAACTACGCAGAAGTGGTGCGATCTTCGGGTATGACGTATTTCTGATTGCAGGCCTGCCCAGGGCGCCGCACGAGAACCTGTACGATTGCTCGCTCATCTCCGGGTGGCCGCCGGAATGGGGGCGCCGCTACCAGGAACGGCGACACATGCACGTCGACCCGGTCATCCGCCATATCCGAGGCACGACCGATCCGTTCCTGTGGCAGGAGGCCGTCGACGCGCAAGTCACGCCCGAGGGCATGGTCGTGATGGAGGAGGCGCGCGCCTTCAGCCTCAACGAGGGCTTCTGCGTGCCATTCCACCAGATCGACGGAACCGAGGCGGGCGTCAGCTTCGGTGGGGAGCAGGTCCGGCTCTCGCAGGACGAGCGGGCGGCGCTCCATCTCGTGGCCATCTATGCGATGTCGACGGCCAAGGCCATCGCCCGGCGGCGGGGCCTCTCGGAGGATGATGGGACGCCGCCGTCTCCCCTGACGGGCCGAGAGGCCGAGTGCCTGAAGTGGTCCTCGACCGGCAAGTCGGCCTGGGAGATCGGAGTGATCCTCTCGATCTCCACACGCACCGTCGAGCACCATCTCGGCAGCGCGGTCCGCAAGCTGAATAGCGTCACGCGTACGCAGGCTGTCGCCGAGGCGCTGCGCCGTCACATCATAGACTGA
- a CDS encoding acyltransferase family protein — MSTTPASALDAPRPTIATGRSERLIAFDHMRGFVVGLVVLHHATLAYCTFGHINRVNYALSTAPVVDPGQWIGFDLLVRLNDGFFMPLLFLLSGLFVWDGLKRRGARAFLGARMRRLGLPFAVGVLILSPLAYYPAFLQAGGTSGFGSFWITTVTRGPWPSGPPWFIGILLVFDAAAALVFTLSPRLMAPPSISRLAQYPVGSFVLLLAGSLLLFLPFLIAVGPTRWFAIGPLAIQGSRIGLYAAYFTAGVALGHGGLQAVVPFARAMASRWAAWVLLAAATGTVFIAVASAIAGGDVVLRPTGALAVVGTMQSAFCAAACFALPALFVRFGGGSSPAWESLAANSFAIYLLHYPFVTWTQYGLLPVSVDAALKGALVFVVALAASWASAAFLRPLPLLGRIL; from the coding sequence ATGAGTACCACCCCCGCCAGCGCCCTGGATGCCCCCCGTCCCACCATCGCCACCGGGCGAAGCGAACGGTTGATTGCCTTCGATCACATGCGAGGCTTCGTCGTCGGCCTCGTGGTCCTTCACCACGCCACGCTTGCGTACTGCACGTTCGGCCACATCAATCGGGTGAACTACGCGCTCTCGACGGCACCCGTCGTGGATCCAGGGCAATGGATCGGTTTCGATCTTCTCGTGCGCCTCAACGACGGCTTCTTCATGCCGTTGCTCTTCCTGCTCTCGGGCTTGTTCGTTTGGGACGGCTTGAAGCGCCGTGGTGCCCGCGCGTTCCTCGGCGCACGGATGCGCCGCCTCGGCCTGCCCTTCGCCGTCGGCGTGCTGATCCTGTCCCCGCTTGCCTACTATCCTGCCTTTCTTCAGGCCGGCGGCACATCTGGTTTCGGATCGTTCTGGATCACCACCGTCACGCGCGGGCCATGGCCGAGCGGGCCGCCTTGGTTCATCGGGATCCTGCTCGTCTTCGACGCGGCCGCTGCCCTCGTCTTCACCCTCTCACCACGTCTTATGGCGCCTCCGTCGATAAGCCGCCTCGCTCAGTACCCGGTCGGGAGCTTCGTCCTGCTACTTGCCGGCTCCCTCCTCCTCTTCCTGCCCTTCCTCATCGCGGTCGGGCCGACGCGCTGGTTCGCCATTGGTCCTCTGGCCATACAGGGGAGCCGCATCGGCCTTTATGCTGCCTATTTCACCGCAGGCGTCGCGTTGGGTCACGGCGGTCTGCAAGCCGTCGTGCCATTCGCGCGGGCTATGGCTTCCCGGTGGGCAGCCTGGGTCCTGCTCGCCGCAGCGACGGGAACGGTCTTCATCGCGGTGGCGTCGGCGATTGCGGGTGGAGACGTGGTCCTGCGCCCGACGGGGGCACTCGCCGTCGTGGGAACCATGCAGTCGGCCTTCTGCGCCGCCGCGTGCTTCGCGCTTCCCGCCCTCTTCGTGCGCTTCGGAGGGGGAAGCTCGCCGGCTTGGGAGAGCCTCGCCGCGAACAGCTTCGCCATCTACCTGCTGCATTACCCCTTCGTGACCTGGACGCAGTATGGCCTCCTCCCGGTGAGCGTCGACGCAGCGCTGAAGGGTGCGCTCGTCTTCGTTGTCGCGCTCGCGGCGAGTTGGGCCAGCGCGGCGTTCCTGCGCCCCCTTCCCCTGTTAGGCCGGATCCTCTGA
- a CDS encoding S66 peptidase family protein: MPLLRSGDLVRFVSPASCVSPQAVERRMDVVRSWGLLVEVSPNAFKKFSYLAGTDDERFSDLSNALLDPSVRAVFATRGGKGSYRILHRLPFGLIGRDPKPVIGFSDITALHLALWRECSAIGVHGALTGDDEDCLSEIAAKALRSALMEDSPLSIQSDRMLPSAALTTSGSSTGPLIGGNLDMIATTAGWALPSLRGAILLIESAGLAIGQLDRALTMLGRAGHLDGLVGIAVGHVKGTPPNPPLDAIDLLRQHLSGFAVPILGGLPIGHDGDARSVLIGARAELDADSGTLVQRP, encoded by the coding sequence ATGCCTCTGCTCCGCTCTGGTGACCTCGTCCGGTTTGTTTCCCCTGCTAGCTGCGTCAGCCCCCAAGCAGTTGAGCGCCGGATGGACGTAGTGCGCAGTTGGGGTCTTCTCGTGGAGGTCTCCCCGAACGCGTTCAAAAAATTCAGCTATCTAGCTGGCACGGATGACGAGCGCTTTTCGGACCTGTCGAATGCGCTCCTCGATCCCAGCGTACGGGCCGTCTTTGCGACCAGGGGTGGCAAGGGCTCATATCGCATCCTGCATCGCCTTCCGTTTGGGTTGATCGGGCGCGATCCCAAGCCGGTCATAGGCTTCAGCGACATCACCGCACTGCATCTGGCGCTTTGGCGCGAGTGCTCTGCGATCGGCGTACACGGCGCGTTGACGGGCGATGACGAGGATTGCCTGAGCGAGATTGCCGCCAAAGCTCTGCGCTCAGCTCTCATGGAAGACAGCCCCCTCTCGATCCAATCGGACAGGATGCTGCCGTCCGCCGCGCTGACGACGTCTGGCAGCTCGACAGGCCCCCTCATCGGGGGCAACCTCGATATGATCGCAACGACCGCAGGATGGGCGCTACCTTCGCTGCGCGGTGCGATCCTCCTCATCGAGTCCGCGGGTTTGGCTATAGGACAACTCGACCGTGCCCTGACCATGCTTGGGCGGGCAGGCCATCTTGATGGGTTGGTCGGCATTGCTGTCGGTCATGTCAAAGGCACGCCGCCTAATCCCCCCTTAGATGCGATCGATCTGCTTCGTCAGCACCTTTCAGGCTTTGCCGTTCCCATCCTCGGCGGACTACCGATCGGGCACGATGGCGATGCGCGTTCGGTTCTGATCGGAGCACGTGCCGAACTTGACGCCGACAGCGGCACTCTCGTCCAGCGTCCATAA
- a CDS encoding MucR family transcriptional regulator, which produces MDDNTGTIEAEAIDYTEVTADLVAAYVSNNPLPAAELATLIASVHAAVTGLGTPGVPAVPRPEKPTAAQIRKSIRPDALISFEDGKPYKTLRRHLTGLGLDAATYREKWGLPRDYPMVAASYSEARSAMAKSIGLGQMRGKAKRQPTETAASTAEKPKRPGRPRKAKEPVEA; this is translated from the coding sequence GTGGACGATAATACGGGGACGATCGAGGCTGAGGCCATCGACTATACCGAGGTGACGGCGGATCTCGTTGCGGCGTACGTGTCGAACAACCCCCTGCCTGCCGCCGAGCTGGCAACACTGATCGCCAGTGTGCACGCGGCGGTTACCGGGCTCGGCACCCCGGGTGTGCCGGCCGTGCCCCGCCCTGAGAAGCCGACGGCCGCCCAGATCCGGAAGTCGATCCGACCCGATGCGCTGATCAGCTTCGAGGATGGCAAGCCGTACAAGACGCTCAGGCGCCATCTCACCGGGCTGGGCCTCGATGCCGCGACCTATCGGGAGAAGTGGGGCCTGCCGCGGGACTACCCGATGGTGGCGGCCAGCTACTCCGAGGCCCGGTCCGCGATGGCCAAGAGCATCGGCCTGGGGCAGATGCGCGGGAAGGCAAAGCGGCAGCCGACGGAAACTGCGGCCTCCACGGCGGAGAAGCCGAAACGCCCGGGCCGGCCACGGAAGGCCAAGGAGCCGGTCGAGGCCTAG
- a CDS encoding SDR family oxidoreductase, protein MQKLKNKTCVVTGAALGIGRAIAARFHDEGAAVIVTDIDEATGSATAAQIGCRFEPLDVREEADWSRLTRVVPVADVVINNAGVTGFEAGLVPHDPEHASLADWREVHRVNLDGTFLGCRYAIGAMKSAGTGSIINISSRSGLVGIPGAAAYASSKAAIRNHSKTVALYCAQQGWRIRCNSIHPAAILTSIWEPMLGDGADRDAKMQALVADTPLKRFGMPEEVAAIAVMLASDEATYVTGTEVNIDGGLLAGSAASPG, encoded by the coding sequence ATGCAGAAGTTGAAGAACAAGACGTGCGTCGTCACTGGCGCGGCTCTTGGCATTGGCCGTGCCATCGCGGCTCGCTTTCATGACGAAGGTGCCGCCGTCATCGTCACCGACATCGACGAAGCGACAGGGTCGGCAACCGCCGCCCAGATCGGTTGTCGGTTCGAACCCCTTGATGTGCGCGAGGAAGCCGACTGGTCTCGATTGACCCGTGTCGTCCCGGTGGCGGACGTGGTCATCAACAATGCCGGCGTCACCGGCTTCGAAGCGGGCCTGGTGCCCCATGATCCAGAACATGCCAGCCTTGCGGATTGGCGCGAGGTCCACCGGGTCAATCTCGACGGCACGTTCCTCGGCTGTCGCTACGCGATCGGCGCGATGAAGAGCGCGGGAACGGGCTCGATCATCAACATATCATCGCGTTCGGGCCTGGTCGGCATTCCAGGGGCTGCGGCCTATGCTTCGTCGAAGGCGGCGATCCGTAATCACAGCAAGACGGTCGCGCTCTACTGTGCTCAGCAGGGTTGGCGGATACGCTGCAACTCGATCCACCCGGCCGCGATCCTGACCTCGATCTGGGAACCGATGCTGGGCGACGGCGCGGATCGGGACGCCAAAATGCAGGCGCTTGTCGCAGACACGCCGTTGAAGCGTTTCGGAATGCCTGAAGAAGTCGCGGCCATTGCGGTGATGCTTGCTTCGGACGAAGCGACCTATGTCACCGGGACGGAAGTAAACATCGACGGCGGGCTGCTTGCGGGCTCCGCTGCTTCCCCCGGCTGA
- a CDS encoding acyl-homoserine-lactone synthase — MFRLVTGDIDRDLPDLAERIYKFRHSFFVDHLGWEACRKPDGRERDQFDSPHSIHIVGEEHGEIISYARLLPTTRPHLVTDVYPEIMQGARSPAGPRIYEWTRHAVSPKKREAKGPSALTRAAFAAVARAVEVLDLDGLLVQTHPVLVDRVMDMGWDVEPLALPTTYDGALLLPIYARLVPQTLTIAQAAFSAHGSDLKTPVLRASSATTDRPTLAL; from the coding sequence ATGTTCAGGCTGGTGACCGGCGACATCGATCGGGATCTTCCCGATCTGGCCGAGCGTATCTACAAGTTCAGGCACAGCTTCTTCGTCGACCATCTGGGATGGGAGGCGTGCCGGAAACCGGACGGCCGCGAGCGGGATCAGTTCGACAGTCCTCACAGCATCCATATCGTCGGCGAGGAACACGGCGAGATCATCTCTTACGCACGGCTCCTGCCCACCACGCGGCCGCACCTGGTGACGGACGTCTACCCGGAGATCATGCAGGGGGCGCGGTCGCCGGCTGGGCCGCGGATCTACGAATGGACCCGCCATGCCGTCTCGCCGAAAAAGCGGGAAGCGAAGGGGCCGAGCGCGCTGACGCGGGCGGCGTTCGCCGCGGTGGCACGTGCCGTCGAGGTCCTGGATCTCGACGGGTTGCTCGTGCAGACCCACCCGGTCCTCGTGGATCGCGTTATGGACATGGGCTGGGATGTCGAGCCCCTCGCGCTGCCGACGACCTATGATGGGGCTCTCCTTCTGCCGATCTACGCGCGCTTGGTTCCGCAGACGCTGACGATCGCGCAGGCGGCGTTCTCGGCTCATGGCTCGGACTTGAAGACGCCAGTCCTGCGTGCGTCCTCGGCAACCACGGACCGCCCCACACTTGCGCTCTAG
- a CDS encoding dipeptidase, which yields MPKLDISPRGRDLHLSWTAIFDGSADRYDGAPVTITGWTVTAAETPAASYCLLTFEPACCRGCLPSDPTTCIEVLAVEPVPVDGREVTLRGVFRRLHGDPCGWRYRLDATTVVHRPTHGSPFALSRRGFVGAASLLCLPVQAVAQASSPTEVTVAQRAAAADFLAARPTIDCHSHAGRILRVRQDEGHAPFTPVAEPMRRGGLATACLAIVSDSPTHRITPEGRIKAFRDPEPGELAAYAERGFTRLHALVREQGLRIVHTAADLDAARSEAPMVLVAAEGADFLEGDLGGLEVAYQRAVLRHLQLTHYRVNALGDIQTEPPVHGGLTAFGAEVIRRCEALGVVVDVAHGTEALVRQAAEVAHKPLVLSHTSLTTKPAPRTRRITPEHARVVAGTGGVIGIWPPVSLFRDLDALAEGIARMADVVGPAHVGIGSDMMGLVGPSALPDYTSLPDLAAILLVRFSPDETAGILGGNYLRVAKACLAA from the coding sequence ATGCCGAAGCTCGACATCTCGCCGCGCGGACGCGATCTGCACCTCTCCTGGACAGCGATTTTTGACGGATCGGCGGATCGGTACGATGGGGCTCCGGTCACGATCACCGGCTGGACCGTCACCGCGGCGGAGACGCCAGCTGCATCCTACTGCCTGCTGACGTTCGAGCCCGCCTGCTGTCGCGGCTGCCTGCCGAGCGACCCCACGACCTGCATCGAGGTCCTGGCCGTCGAGCCGGTCCCCGTGGACGGTCGTGAGGTGACCTTGCGCGGCGTGTTCCGCCGCCTCCACGGAGATCCCTGCGGATGGCGCTACCGGCTCGATGCGACGACGGTCGTTCACCGCCCGACACACGGATCGCCATTCGCCCTGTCCCGCCGCGGTTTCGTGGGAGCGGCCTCGCTCCTCTGTCTTCCCGTCCAGGCCGTCGCACAGGCCTCCTCGCCGACGGAGGTGACGGTTGCTCAGCGGGCCGCCGCAGCCGACTTTCTCGCGGCTCGGCCGACAATCGATTGCCACAGTCATGCCGGTCGCATCCTGCGCGTGCGCCAGGACGAGGGCCATGCGCCCTTCACGCCGGTGGCCGAACCGATGCGTCGCGGCGGGCTCGCCACGGCCTGCCTTGCCATCGTCTCCGACAGCCCGACTCATCGGATCACACCCGAGGGGCGGATCAAGGCGTTTCGCGATCCCGAACCCGGGGAACTCGCGGCCTATGCCGAGCGCGGTTTCACCCGATTGCACGCGCTCGTGCGCGAGCAGGGGCTCAGGATCGTCCACACCGCAGCCGACCTCGACGCGGCGCGCTCTGAGGCCCCGATGGTGCTGGTTGCAGCCGAGGGTGCCGATTTTCTCGAAGGTGACCTCGGCGGCCTGGAGGTGGCCTACCAAAGAGCTGTCCTGCGCCATCTGCAACTGACCCACTACCGGGTGAACGCCCTCGGCGACATACAGACCGAGCCGCCGGTACACGGGGGCCTGACCGCCTTCGGGGCCGAGGTGATCCGGCGCTGCGAAGCGCTCGGCGTCGTCGTGGACGTGGCGCACGGCACTGAGGCCCTCGTGCGTCAGGCGGCCGAGGTGGCGCACAAGCCGCTCGTCCTGTCGCACACGTCGCTCACGACCAAGCCCGCGCCCCGCACGCGCCGCATCACGCCGGAGCATGCGCGGGTCGTCGCGGGGACGGGCGGCGTCATCGGCATTTGGCCACCGGTGAGCCTGTTTCGTGATCTCGATGCGCTGGCCGAGGGTATCGCTCGCATGGCGGACGTCGTCGGTCCGGCCCATGTCGGGATCGGCTCGGACATGATGGGACTGGTCGGCCCGAGTGCATTACCGGACTACACGAGCCTGCCGGATCTGGCCGCCATCCTCCTCGTACGCTTCTCGCCCGACGAGACCGCCGGCATTCTTGGGGGCAACTACCTGCGGGTGGCGAAGGCTTGCCTTGCGGCTTGA
- a CDS encoding flagellin, with amino-acid sequence MSSITLSAATRQNLLSLQDTAQLMSTTQNRLATGKTVNSALDNPTNFFTSQALDGRSASLNSLLDGVSNGIQSIQAANQGITSIQKLVSQAKSIASQALSTQLTTTGTAANAYSASTASQTVLLTINGTSVSATVAASSSISSTVAALNSAVASASTSSSGSFGAGAIFSVDSTGTKIVLNAQADVEFQNSGSQTALGFTASGTTASTYGTAASTVVSSDLSISGVTQRASLASQYNNLLNQITQLASDASYNGVNLIAGKGNDMNIKFNDTGSSNLNVASVDATSNGLGLSSITNSNSTSSQNGLGNFLLNSDVNKTLATLTNAGNSLNSAASALGSNLSVVQNRQDFSKQLINVLQTGSANLTNADLNQEAANSQALSTRQSMGISALSLANSAQQGVLQLLR; translated from the coding sequence ATGTCTTCGATCACCCTGTCGGCCGCGACGCGTCAGAACCTGCTCTCGCTGCAGGACACCGCCCAGCTGATGTCGACCACCCAGAACCGGCTCGCGACCGGCAAGACGGTCAACTCCGCCCTCGACAACCCGACCAACTTCTTCACCTCCCAGGCCCTCGACGGTCGCTCGGCTAGCTTGAACTCGCTCCTCGACGGTGTCTCCAACGGCATCCAGTCGATCCAGGCCGCCAACCAGGGCATCACCTCGATCCAGAAGCTGGTCAGCCAGGCCAAGTCGATCGCCAGCCAAGCGCTCTCGACCCAGCTGACCACCACCGGCACTGCCGCCAACGCTTACAGCGCCAGCACCGCCTCCCAGACGGTCCTGCTGACCATCAACGGCACCTCGGTCTCCGCCACGGTCGCCGCCTCCTCGAGCATCAGCTCCACCGTCGCGGCCCTGAACTCGGCCGTCGCCTCGGCGTCGACCTCGTCCAGCGGCTCCTTCGGCGCCGGCGCGATCTTCTCGGTCGACAGCACCGGCACCAAGATCGTCCTGAACGCCCAGGCCGACGTCGAATTCCAGAACTCCGGCAGCCAGACGGCGCTGGGCTTCACCGCCTCGGGCACCACCGCCTCGACCTACGGCACCGCCGCCAGCACCGTCGTCTCCAGCGACCTGTCGATCTCGGGCGTGACCCAGCGCGCCTCGCTGGCGAGCCAGTACAACAACCTGCTCAACCAGATCACCCAGCTCGCCAGCGACGCCAGCTACAACGGCGTCAACCTCATTGCCGGCAAGGGCAATGACATGAACATCAAGTTCAACGACACCGGCAGCTCGAACCTCAACGTCGCCTCGGTCGACGCGACCTCGAACGGCCTGGGCCTGTCGTCGATCACCAACTCGAACAGCACGTCGAGCCAGAACGGCCTCGGCAACTTCCTGTTGAACTCGGACGTCAACAAGACCCTGGCGACCCTGACCAACGCCGGCAACTCGCTCAACTCCGCGGCGAGCGCCCTGGGCTCGAACCTGTCGGTGGTTCAGAACCGCCAGGACTTCTCCAAGCAGCTGATCAACGTGCTGCAGACGGGCTCGGCCAACCTGACCAACGCCGACCTGAACCAGGAGGCGGCGAACTCGCAGGCGCTGTCGACCCGTCAGTCGATGGGCATCTCGGCTCTGTCGCTGGCCAACTCCGCCCAGCAGGGCGTCCTCCAGCTCCTGCGGTAA
- a CDS encoding GNAT family N-acetyltransferase, with protein MISATFQSADRADAAAIASLHAKSWRDAYRSILDPTFLAGPIEVDRLALWSDRLADPAPSLIVETARDSAHQLIGFIAAFRDHDPLWGSLVDNLHVAPQMRGLKIGERLLHSMAQNIALKGTDNGLYLWVFEANQAGLRFYQRLGGKVVEHDTSRIPAASGKSILRVHWPTLSALT; from the coding sequence ATGATCAGCGCCACCTTCCAATCGGCGGATAGAGCGGATGCAGCCGCTATTGCCTCGCTTCATGCAAAGAGTTGGCGGGACGCCTATCGCTCCATACTGGATCCGACTTTTCTTGCTGGGCCCATCGAAGTTGATCGTCTCGCGCTCTGGTCTGACAGACTCGCCGATCCAGCACCGTCTTTGATCGTAGAGACCGCCCGAGACTCAGCCCATCAACTGATTGGTTTCATCGCAGCCTTTCGCGATCATGATCCGCTTTGGGGTAGCTTGGTAGATAATCTGCACGTTGCCCCACAAATGCGGGGTCTAAAGATTGGAGAACGTCTGCTCCACTCGATGGCGCAAAATATTGCCTTAAAAGGCACAGATAATGGACTGTACCTATGGGTATTTGAGGCTAATCAAGCCGGGCTGCGATTTTACCAAAGGCTTGGCGGTAAAGTGGTAGAGCACGACACCTCGCGGATTCCCGCGGCGAGCGGGAAGAGCATCTTGCGAGTTCATTGGCCTACCCTGTCAGCCTTGACTTGA
- a CDS encoding recombinase family protein, whose amino-acid sequence MLVGYARVSTQDQNLDLQRDALTKAGCERLFEEKKSGKAGTKRPAFDEALAFLRPEDVLVVWKLDRLGRSLVEMMRTIDGLRVKEIHFRSLTEQFDSATAHGRFALQMHGAMAEYFLDLNRERTMEGLKAALARGRRGGRPKKLKEADLEAARAMLAAGTISVAEIARRLGVNRDTFYNYFPRARANSVAAKG is encoded by the coding sequence ATGCTCGTCGGATATGCCCGCGTCTCTACCCAGGATCAGAACCTCGACCTCCAGCGCGACGCGCTGACGAAGGCCGGGTGCGAGCGCCTGTTTGAGGAGAAGAAATCTGGCAAGGCCGGCACCAAGCGTCCCGCCTTCGATGAAGCCCTGGCCTTCCTGCGCCCCGAGGACGTGCTCGTGGTCTGGAAACTCGATCGCCTCGGCCGCTCTCTCGTCGAGATGATGCGCACCATAGACGGCCTGCGCGTGAAGGAGATCCATTTCCGCTCGCTCACCGAGCAGTTCGACAGCGCCACCGCCCACGGACGCTTCGCCCTGCAGATGCACGGGGCCATGGCCGAGTACTTCCTCGACCTCAATCGCGAGCGCACCATGGAAGGCTTGAAGGCCGCTCTCGCCCGAGGCCGCAGGGGCGGCCGGCCGAAGAAGCTCAAGGAGGCCGACCTCGAGGCGGCCCGGGCCATGCTGGCAGCCGGTACGATCAGCGTCGCCGAGATTGCCAGGCGGCTCGGCGTCAACCGCGACACCTTCTACAACTACTTTCCCCGTGCCCGTGCCAACAGCGTGGCCGCAAAGGGCTGA